A DNA window from Rhipicephalus sanguineus isolate Rsan-2018 chromosome 8, BIME_Rsan_1.4, whole genome shotgun sequence contains the following coding sequences:
- the LOC119401564 gene encoding solute carrier family 26 member 6, whose translation MRPVNDGQPETPAGAGPNMIRRLSKTDRYDLRPETPPSHQRPVFTQPHFESEFAGIPKDKVPICDRLTNSLRKRWHVKHLPKKLLGLFPIIGWLRTYNLKQWLISDIIAGITVAIFHVPQSFGYSLLASVPAVNALYTAMFPMLMYTIFGTSRHLSIGAFAVVCMMTGAVVEQYKDEFGAAEVASTLMFFVGLYQLALGVLNLGGLSVFLSEQFVSGFTAGVSVHIGSSQLGSLFGIPVGHFSGPFLLIRLYDAFIKLLPDTHLPTLGLSVCCIFLLLFVKLAIDPFVYRMIKMPVPVEMILVIVATVVSSYFDLENKGFEIIGPIPNTFPTMGLPDLNLSLVTKVVVPALTIAIVSFAVTVSLGRIFARNHGYEVVPNQELLALGMSNFFGSFLDCFPSGASVPRSSIQDNTGGKTQLVSIINTVLIALTLLYLGSYLEKLPVAVLASIIFVSLKKVFMQVRDFYNYWKISKIDGQVWLVTFFSTVFVEVQLGLVIGVVYSLLTLVYKIQRPSTCILGQIPNTDYFVPVKKYGVAQEVPGVKVFHFGGPLHFANAEFFRAELSRRTLIRVRKVLAARKKEAAATTGKPLYWVNAVDPSPPIYDELNDSIVTLPSMNLSTKVRVDGDSSSASSLSAPSTPSTTELPSHVVLDFSRVTFVDGSSSVVLKQVLKEYRSINIVIYIACCSAPVYSMLKKGEVLEEIPASNFYPSVHDAVMHAGKPENEQPYAFATT comes from the exons GTACCGATATGCGACCGTCTCACCAACTCACTGCGGAAACGATGGCACGTCAAGCACCTCCCGAAGAAGCTGCTCGGCCTCTTTCCTATCATAGGGTGGTTGCGTACTTACAACCTCAAGCAGTGGCTCATTTCGGACATCATCGCAGGAATCACAGTCGCCATTTTCCACGTGCCCCAGA GTTTTGGATACTCACTCCTCGCCAGCGTGCCTGCGGTCAACGCCCTGTACACCGCCATGTTTCCCATGCTGATGTACACCATCTTCGGAACTTCCAGGCACCTCTCGATCG GGGCTTTCGCCGTGGTCTGCATGATGACCGGAGCTGTTGTGGAGCAGTACAAGGACgagttcggtgcagccgaggttgcTTCAACGCTTATGTTTTTCGTCGGCTTGTACCAG CTCGCGCTCGGCGTCTTGAATCTTGGAGGCCTCAGCGTGTTCCTATCTGAACAGTTCGTCAGTGGCTTCACAGCTGGTGTGTCCGTCCACATAGGCTCGAGCCAACTGGGCAGCCTGTTCGGCATTCCCGTCGGCCACTTCTCCGGACCGTTTCTGCTCATTAGG CTCTACGATGCCTTCATCAAGCTCCTCCCGGACACTCATCTGCCCACACTCGGACTGTCCGTGTGCTGcatcttcctcttgctcttcgtcAAGCTGGCCATCGACCCATTCGTGTATCGAATGATCAAGATGCCCGTGCCTGTCGAGATGATACTG GTCATCGTAGCCACAGTGGTGTCCAGTTATTTCGACCTGGAGAACAAAGGATTTGAAATCATCGGTCCAATTCCCAACAC GTTTCCGACGATGGGTCTGCCAGACCTGAACTTGTCCCTTGTGACGAAAGTGGTCGTACCGGCACTTACTATTGCGATTGTGTCGTTCGCTGTCACGGTGTCCTTGGGACGGATCTTCGCCAGAAACCACGGATACGAGGTTGTGCCAAATCAG GAGCTGCTGGCGCTTGGAATGTCAAACTTCTTCGGAAGTTTCCTTGACTGCTTTCCAAGTGGCGCGTCTGTGCCGCGAAGTTCCATCCAAGACAACACCGGTGGAAAGACACAG CTCGTAAGCATCATCAACACTGTCCTTATTGCCTTGACACTCCTATACCTTGGAAGCTACCTTGAAAAGCTGCCTGTG GCGGTGCTGGCATCGATCATCTTCGTGTCGTTGAAGAAGGTCTTCATGCAAGTCAGAGATTTCTACAACTACTGGAAGATCTCCAAGATTGACGGA CAAGTTTGGCTCGTGACTTTCTTCTCGACAGTGTTCGTGGAAGTACAACTCGGTTTGGTCATTGGTGTAGTGTACTCACTGCTGACTCTGGTCTACAAGATACAAAG GCCAAGCACATGCATCCTCGGACAAATTCCGAACACTGACTACTTCGTCCCAGTCAAGAAATATGGAGTG GCACAAGAGGTTCCCGGAGTAAAAGTGTTCCACTTTGGCGGACCCCTGCACTTCGCCAACGCGGAATTCTTCAGGGCGGAGCTGTCCCGGAGAACGCTGATCCGAGTGCG CAAAGTGCTTGCAGCCAGAAAGAAGGAAGCTGCTGCCACGACCGGTAAGCCATTGTACTGG GTGAACGCCGTGGATCCGAGCCCACCTATATATGACGAGCTAAACGATTCCATTGTCACCCTGCCATCTATGAACTTATCGACTAAGGTGCGCGTCGACGGAGATTCTTCGTCGGCTTCGTCTCTATCCGCTCCGTCGACGCCCTCAACCACCGAACTTCCAAGCCACGTCGTACTCGACTTCTCTCGAGTCACCTTCGTGGACGGCTCCAGCTCCGTGGTCCTGAAGCAG GTCTTGAAGGAATATCGAAGCATCAACATCGTGATCTACATTGCCTGCTGCTCTG cACCCGTGTATTCGATGCTCAAAAAGGGTGAAGTGCTGGAAGAAATTCCGGCTTCCAACTTCTACCCGTCCGTGCATGATGCCGTTATGCATGCAGGGAAACCAGAAAAC GAGCAACCGTATGCCTTTGCAACTACATGA